A portion of the Neodiprion pinetum isolate iyNeoPine1 unplaced genomic scaffold, iyNeoPine1.2 ptg000098l, whole genome shotgun sequence genome contains these proteins:
- the LOC124224117 gene encoding LOW QUALITY PROTEIN: cytochrome b-like (The sequence of the model RefSeq protein was modified relative to this genomic sequence to represent the inferred CDS: substituted 7 bases at 7 genomic stop codons) — MLPLRLKNSLLKIINGSLVDLPTPSNITTIXNFGSLLGLCLVTQLITGIFLAIHYTPNIQIAFDRIIHIYRDINNGXIIKNLHANGASIFFICIYLHIGRGIFFGSFNFKPTXITGTTILLLTIAAAFLGYVLPXGQISFXGATVITNLLSAIPYLGEFLVQXLXGGFSINNATLTRFFTLHFIIPFIIIIITIIHLIFLHNTGSRNPLGTNRDIDKMPFQPYFLLKDIVGFILIYFILIYIILINPNILGDPDNFNPANPIITPPHIKPE; from the coding sequence atgTTACCtttacgtttaaaaaatagtttattaaaaattataaatgggTCCTTAGTAGATTTACCAACACCATCAAATATTACAACGATATGAAATTTTGGTTCATTATTAGGATTATGCTTAGTAACCCAACTAATTACAGGAATTTTTTTAGCTATACATTATACACCTAATATTCAAATAGCATTTGATAGAATTATCCATATTTATCGAGATATTAATAATGgttgaataatcaaaaatttacatGCAAATGGGGcttctatattttttatctgtatatacctacatattgGGCGGGGAATATTTTTTggatcatttaattttaaaccaaCTTGAATTACAGGTacaacaatattattattaactatAGCCGCCGCATTCTTAGGGTACGTATTACCTTGAGGACAAATATCTTTTTGAGGGGCTACTGTAATTACTAATCTTCTCTCAGCAATCCCATATTTAGGAGAATTCCTAGTACAATGATTATGAGGAGGATTTTCTATTAATAATGCTACACTAACACGATTTTTCactcttcattttattattccttttattattattataataacaattattcatttaatattTCTGCATAATACAGGATCAAGAAATCCTTTAGGAACTAATAGAGATATTGACAAAATGCCATTTCaaccttattttttattaaaagacATTGTaggatttattttaatatactttatcttaatttatattattttaataaaccCTAATATATTAGGAGACCCTGATAATTTTAACCCTGCTAATCCTATAATTACCCCCCCTCATATTAAAcctgaatga
- the LOC124224115 gene encoding LOW QUALITY PROTEIN: NADH-ubiquinone oxidoreductase chain 5-like (The sequence of the model RefSeq protein was modified relative to this genomic sequence to represent the inferred CDS: substituted 2 bases at 2 genomic stop codons), whose product MRNLCIFILNICLFSFIIIFFIRIFLFILSIYFLLYDLVYFVEYNLIEINSSCVVITFLFDWISLIFIRTVLFISSLVILYRNSYIINDLNLNRFIILVILFVVSIILIIVSPNLISILLGWDGLGLISYCLVIYYQNVKSFNAGMLTVISNRIGDIFLLLSISXIINFGGWNFYFYVDVLKYNSFIIVITLIILIASFTKSAQIPFSSXLPAAIAAPTPVSSLVHSSTLVTAGVYLLIRFENLFNRENFIIIFLLLSRLTIFMSGLNANFEFDLKKIIALSTLSQLGLIIRILFLGFKFLAFFHLLIHAFFKALLFICSGVFIHGLNNFQDIRLLGSIFNQIPFTSICFHFSNLSLCGFPFLAGFYSKDIILEIILILNYNIFIIFIFFISTFLTVSYTFRLIYFSILG is encoded by the exons ATGAGGAATTTATG tatttttatattaaatatttgtttatttagttttattataattttttttattagaatatttttatttatattaagtatttattttttattatatgatttagtttattttgttgaatataatttaattgaaattaattcttctTGTGTAgtaataacatttttatttgattggatatcattaatttttataagaacagttttatttatttcttctttggtAATTTTATATAGAAATTCttatataataaatgatttaaatttgaatcgatttattatattggtaattttatttgttgtatcaataatattaataattgttaGTCCAAATTTAATTAGTATTTTATTAGGTTGGGATGGGTTAGGTTTGATTTCTTATTGTTTagtaatttattatcaaaatgTTAAGTCTTTTAATGCTGGTATGTTAACTGTTATTTCTAACCGTAttggtgatatttttttattattatcaatttcttgaataataaattttgggggttggaatttttatttttatgtagatgttttaaaatataattcttttATAATAGTAATTActttaataattttgattgCTTCATTTACTAAAAGTGCTCaaattcctttttcttcttgactTCCTGCAGCAATAGCTGCTCCTACCCCTGTATCTTCATTAGTCCATTCTTCTACTTTAGTAACGGCAGGGGTTTATTTATTAAtccgatttgaaaatttatttaatagagagaattttattattatatttttattattatctagATTAACTATATTTATGTCTGGGTTAAacgcaaattttgaatttgatttaaaaaaaattattgctttATCAACTCTAAGTCAATTAGGtttaataataagaattttatttttaggatTTAAGTTTTTagctttttttcatcttttaatACATGCATTTTTTaaagcattattatttatatgttcAGGAGTTTTTATTCAtggattgaataattttcaggaTATTCGTTTATTAGGTTCAATATTTAATCAAATACCTTTTACTtctatttgttttcatttttctaatttatctTTATGTGGATTTCCTTTTTTAGCTGGGTTTTATTCTAAGGatataattttagaaataattttaatattaaattataatatatttattatatttattttttttatttcaacttttttaacAGTTTCTTATACTTTTCGTTTGATTTATTTCTCAATATTAGgttga